The following are from one region of the Mycobacterium sp. 050128 genome:
- a CDS encoding XRE family transcriptional regulator — translation MASPRLIELIDQYKNTHGVSDAELARRIGITRENLRLWRVNGVRGLPERDNLAAVARTIGQPYRQVLSAALFDIGYLTAPETTDPRPYNEVLYDAIAALTEAAHLTNQPVRQTSSGQWEPDPNPRAALPIDWAEFVTHALAGAAANIGSTEQILAGRPGSWEAERVRETLQSTVGGDDEHLLQHRTEPVSIDFWVESILPYTNDTSYDDYRDAELELASRGEAIPEPDDLPPGPFTPEDPRIAAVDWISVDDNGYLCVEAKAGWGDDPADIALLTELTTEAQNSRPPTPGEIAYDEAHEAIADLSDALTAQERREHSDYAEHLTNAVKARLEVLNLPTPVIVNITVAPEGVHSSYDFDDHAPAAYPRNAIAAAIDDAIAHTPTPSALPGTPLDRLGAAQP, via the coding sequence GTGGCAAGCCCCCGCCTCATCGAGCTGATCGACCAGTACAAGAACACGCACGGCGTCAGCGACGCCGAACTGGCCCGGCGTATCGGCATCACGCGCGAAAACCTGCGCCTGTGGCGAGTCAACGGCGTGCGGGGCCTACCTGAGCGTGACAATCTCGCCGCGGTCGCACGCACCATCGGCCAACCCTATCGCCAGGTCCTCTCGGCGGCGCTGTTCGACATCGGTTACCTGACCGCGCCAGAGACGACGGATCCCCGCCCGTACAACGAAGTGCTCTACGACGCCATCGCCGCCTTGACCGAAGCTGCCCATCTGACGAATCAACCTGTGCGCCAAACCAGTTCGGGCCAATGGGAACCCGATCCGAACCCCCGCGCGGCGCTGCCGATCGACTGGGCCGAGTTCGTCACCCACGCCCTAGCGGGCGCCGCGGCGAACATCGGAAGCACAGAGCAGATCCTGGCGGGCCGGCCCGGGTCCTGGGAGGCCGAGAGGGTACGCGAAACACTGCAGTCCACGGTCGGTGGTGACGACGAACACTTGCTGCAACACCGCACCGAACCCGTCAGCATCGACTTCTGGGTGGAAAGCATCCTGCCCTACACCAATGACACCTCTTACGACGACTACCGCGACGCGGAACTGGAACTTGCCTCGCGCGGAGAAGCCATCCCCGAACCCGATGACCTGCCCCCTGGCCCCTTCACCCCCGAGGACCCGCGCATCGCCGCCGTGGACTGGATCAGCGTCGACGACAACGGCTATCTGTGCGTCGAAGCCAAAGCGGGCTGGGGCGACGATCCCGCCGACATCGCGCTACTGACCGAACTAACGACCGAGGCCCAGAACAGCCGACCTCCCACTCCGGGAGAAATCGCTTACGACGAAGCCCACGAAGCCATCGCGGACCTCAGCGACGCGCTCACGGCACAAGAACGCCGCGAGCACAGTGACTACGCCGAACACCTCACGAACGCTGTTAAGGCTCGCCTCGAGGTGCTGAACCTCCCCACGCCGGTCATCGTCAACATCACCGTCGCCCCCGAGGGCGTCCACTCCTCCTACGACTTCGACGACCACGCACCCGCCGCATATCCGCGCAACGCCATCGCGGCGGCGATCGACGACGCGATCGCCCACACCCCTACTCCATCGGCCCTGCCTGGCACTCCCCTAGATCGCCTCGGTGCGGCTCAGCCATAG
- a CDS encoding DUF2191 domain-containing protein produces the protein MTKRLIDLDDDLLAAAQKELKTSGVSDTVRIALQQAAASSARARQVAWLRAGGLGEMADPDQRGDVWR, from the coding sequence GTGACAAAGCGCCTGATCGATCTGGACGACGACCTACTGGCTGCCGCTCAGAAAGAGCTTAAGACGTCCGGCGTATCGGACACGGTGCGCATTGCATTGCAGCAAGCGGCAGCATCTTCTGCTCGCGCACGCCAGGTTGCATGGTTGCGGGCCGGCGGTCTAGGGGAGATGGCTGATCCCGATCAACGTGGTGACG